TTGAAGGATAATCAATTTATCCTGACAGGCATGGCTGAGATGGTTCTCCAAGTCTACGCCATGGAAAGCGCCGTCCTCAGAGCTCAGAAAGTCCAAACCCTGGAGGTTACTGATGAGCATAAAGAATTTGTCGCGAAAGCTGCAACCTTAGGAGCTTATTCGGCCTTTACCATCCTTGAACAGCAGGCTAAAGAAGTTCTCTGCGCCGTAGAGAAAGGGGATTCCCTGAGCACTGTCCTGGCAGGAATGCGCAAACTTGTGCGCAGACCCAATGTAGATATGATCGGCCTGCGTCAGGAAATTGCCAAGTATATTATTGAAAAAGAGGGCTATCCGGTAAATTATATTTAATAGACTGCCCAGACTTCCGGGCAGACATCGTTAAACCCTTAGTCACCTAGACAAAACAAAAGGCCATCGTCAACTACTGACATGGCCTTTTGTTCTACTGTGCTTAAAGAAACAACCATAAAATGCCCAAAATATCTTAAGGGCCCGTGGACCCCAAAGCCAGGGCAGCTTCGTCCACAGGAGTGAACCCATTTCATGGAGAGGCGGTAAAAGCCTACAAGCCGGCGCGGGTAAGTGGAGCCACGGTTCACCTCAGGTATTACCCGGAGGTTTGGCGGAACTCCCGCACCGGTGAGTAGGCGAGCCTCGGAATGCTGGGTGAACGGATGTGGCGAAGCTGCCCGACCCTGAAGAGCTCTCATACAACATTGATGGCGCCGCCTTTTTGAAGCATAATTGCCCTAGGGCATCCGCCCGGGCTTAAGGTCTGCCGCAATCATAGCCTCAGTACATTTGTCACAGAGAACTTTAATAGTTTCCCCGTTGTCTTGACCGGAAAAAAATAAGGTTTTGCTGCATCCTTCGCAAACAACACGATAATTCAAGAAATCTTTCGCTTTCATATTCGTAGTCTTCATAGGGATCCTCCTAATATTGTAATAGTACTTAAACATTTGAAATCCAGATACCTTCAAGGATTAATCAAATAACCTTTTTATTTAATTTTACTGCATTGCGTGAACAAAAACAATGAATGAACATTCACTTCTAAGATGGATGACAAGAGCTTTAAAAAACAGAATATTCATATTACTCAACCATGACTGTGGAGAAAATAAGGAGGAAATTTAAATGGAAGTCACTGATGAGTTATTAGAAGGCAAGAAGCAGACCATTGGCTTGCTTAAGTATATCAGTCTGACTCTGGTTGGGGTAATTCCCATGTTATCCGCTCTGGGGCTGATCCTTCTTTACATTATGAAGCTCGATCGAACCAAATCCATAGCTATTTTTGTGTTTTTTCTCCTTTCCGGTATTTTAATAGGCATTATTGCATCTTTAAGAAATTATATTCGTTTCTTAAAACCCATCTATGTTATGCAGCAGAAAATAATCCAAGTGGCATCAGGAGATCTGACCGAGAGAGCTGACGTTATCCAGAAAAGCGAAGTTGCGGAGTTAGGCCGCGCCTTTAACCAAATGATGGAGAGTTTTAGCGGCATTGTTCGTGACTTGCGGAAAATGGCTAAAGAGTGGGTTGTTTCTTCGGAAGAATTATCGGCCAGCTCTCAGGAAGTAACAGCCACAAATAGCAGTGTCGCTGATTATACGACTCAAATGGCTGCTGAAGCCAGAGAACAAGCGCAAACTCAGCAGCAAATGATCAGCATGGTTACAGAGCTGGAAAATGCCGCTCAGGTGATTGCCCAAAGAGCTGCGGCGGTTTCCCAAGAAGCGGTAAAATCTGAAAACCTTTCTGAGGAAGGTTTAGGCAAGCTGGCAACGATTATGAAGACAATGACCGAGACTAATGAATCCGTGAACAACTCCGTTCGGACTATCGAAGACTTAGCGGAGCAGTCCAATCGGATTGGATCAATAACCGAAACCATTGCTCAAGTGGCCCGGCAAACGAATTTGCTGGCCCTGAATGCAGCGATAGAAGCAGCAAGAGCCGGAGAGCATGGTAAAGGTTTTGCTGTTGTCGCCGGTGAAATTCTTAAACTTGCCGAGAATGTCGCTTCTTCAACCCGAGAGGTCTCTGAAATTACAACTCTTATCCAAAAGAGTATTCATGATACTGTCCAAGGAATGATGCAAACAGACTCAATGGTCAAAGAAAGTGTGACCTCCATTCACGAGGCCCAAGATACCTTGGATACTATTGCCGGTTCAACTAAGGAAGTAGCTCTCAATATCAGTGACATAGCGGCTTCCAGCGAAGAAATGCTGGGCAGCATGGAGGAGATGAATCTCTATGTTGCCCGAGTTAAACAAGTGTCCGAGGAAGCTGTAACCAAGGCAGAGACTATCGAGACGTCAACGAGAGAAGTTACGGCGACAATGCAAATTGTAGCGGGCACAGCCCAATCCCTGGCACAAAATGCAGGCCGAATTCAGGCTGCAGTTGGTCAGTTTAAAATTTAGAGGACAATAAATGATGATTGGTGGCAATGAATAGTATCGGCATTAATGGAAACCCTACCATTTAGATTTAGGGAGGTGCATTTAGATGCCAATTCAATTATCACAGAAGGAACAATCCCTGCTGATGGATCAAAAAACTCATGAAGAGACTTGTGTTGACAAATATGCCAAATATGCTAACCAAGCCCAAGATCCTCAGTTAAAGCAGCTTTTCAACACTTATTCAGCCAAGGAGCAAGAACATTTGAATTCCATAAATCAGCTTCTGAGCGGACAAGTACCTAATGTTGGGGGACAACAAAATCAAGGTCAAAACCAGCAGCAGGCTGCGGCTCAATCTCAAGTACCCTCAAATGTCCAGGGAAATTATAATCAAGAGGATGCAAAGCTTTGTAAAGATATGCTGATGACAGAAAAATATGTATCCGGGGCCTATGATACGGCGGTTTTTGAATTTAGAGATACCAATGTCCGTCAGGTTCTCAATCATATTCAAAAAGAAGAACAGCAGCATGGTGAAGGGATTTTCCAATACATGCAAAGTCATGGCATGTATCAGGTACAGTAATTATCTTAACCAGGTGGTTTATACTTCAACAGCTCGAACAATTAAGAAACAATTAAGAACTGTATCTCAGCGCAGTCTTTGCGAAGATACAGTTCTTTCTACTTTCAGGGATTGAAATTCAGCTAAAAGGCTTGATAAAAATCCAAAGATGATTATAATAAACATATGAACATATAATCATATGTAGAGGCGGTGTTTTTTATAGCTACAGAAAAAGTAAACCAACCAAATCCTGAATTTCTGCCAATAGAATCTTCCGGGGATAGTCCTGTTTGTGAAACCATATGTGTTCATACTGACCTAATTGAACCCGTTCGGCATACTCTCATACCGGGAGAGCAAGTTATCCAATTAGCGGATTTATTCAAGACCCTGGGAGACCCGACCCGAGTTCGAATTATGGATGCCTTAGCCCAAAAGGAATTCTGTGTCTGTGATTTGGCGGTCCTTTTGGATTTAAGCCAATCAGCAACATCTCACCAATTAAGGATCCTTAGGAGCAATCACCTGGTTAAATACCGCCGGGAAGGAAAAATGGTTTATTACTCCTTAGATGACGATCATGTTATGGCCCTATACAAGGAAGGGCTTGAACACATTTCCGAGGGAAGGGCTTAAGATAATTCGTTGAAGTCAACTTGAAACTTCCAACCGCGACATCGTATCGAATAGCCGGAGAAAAATTCATAGTTTGAGTGACTATGGAATTAGAGGTTTGGAGGAAAAGAGAATGTCTAAAGAAGAACCATGTCAAGAGAGAATAAAGTACCGGTTAGAAGGATTATGTTGTGCCAATTGTGCCATGAAAATCGAAAAGGCCTTTTGTGCTGAAGATGCCATTGGTCAAACTACCTTAAATTTTGCGACCCAAACCGTGTACCTGCCGCCGGCCGCTTTAGAACTTGCCCAAAGGATTGTTGACCGGATTGAGCCGGGGGTCATTTTAAAGCCCTTAAATCAGTTGGGCAAGAATCTGCAGCCAGAAGAGGATAAGTCAGCAGATAAAAGACAACAGATCATGCGCATGCTCTTTGCCGGGATCTTACTTGGCGCAGGCCTGTTGATGCCAGTTCTCGGAATAGAGCTTTCCTTGGTCTTAAAATACACGATTTTTCTAGCCGCCTATTTTGCCGTTGGCTATGAAGTTTTATTTACGGCCTTTCGCAATTTGACGAGAGGGGCTGTGTTTGATGAAAACTTTTTGATGTCCATCGGCACTATCGGGGCAATTGCCATTAATCAATTGCCTGAGGCTGTCGGGGTTATGCTTTTTTATACCGTGGGCGAATATATTCAAGACCTGGCGGTCAACCGCTCACGTCATTCCATACAGGCCTTAATGAATATTAGACCCGACTATGCCAACCTGCTTCATCAATTAGACGTTATCAAAGTTGCTCCGGAAGAAGTGCAGGTAGGACAATGGATTATGGTGCGTCCCGGTGAAAAAGTCCCCTTGGATGGCGAGGTCGTCAAGGGATCCTCCTTTCTCGATACCTCGGCACTGACAGGAGAATCGGTTCCCCGCAGAGTCGAAGCAGGGGATGCTGTCTTATCTGGAATGGTCAATACCAGCGGTGTGCTTACCATTCAAGTCACCCGCCCCTATGCGGAATCCTCAGTACAAAAAATTCTCGATCTTGTGGAAAACGCCAGCTCCCGCAAAGCACCTACAGAGAAATTTATAACAGCCTTCTCCCGGTATTACACTCCGGCAATTGTTGTCATCGCTTTGCTGATTGCCATAGTTCCCCCACTGCTGGGAGCCGGGGTGTTCAGGGAGTGGATTTATCGAGCTTTGACTATCTTGGTCATATCCTGCCCTTGTGCCTTAGTCATCTCAGTGCCTCTGGGGTATTTTGGCGGGATCGGGGGAGCTTCCCGACATGGGGTCCTTGTTAAAGGGGCGAACTTTCTGGAATCACTCACCAAAGTTAAGACGGTTGTTTTCGATAAAACCGGAACATTAACTCAAGGGGTTTTTGAAGTTGTCGAAATCAATCCAGCCGAGGGCTACAGCCCAGAATTTCTTTTAGAAACGGCAGCTGCGGCAGAAATTCACTCCAGTCATCCTATTGCCAAATCCATTTGTACCCGTTATGGATTGCCTCTTGAAGCCGGGACGTCGGATGAATACAGGGAAGTAAGCGGAAAAGGAATCCAGGCTAAGATTAAAGGACAAGAGGTTTTGGTAGGGAAACAATCCTTCCTGCAGGAGGCCGGCATACCGGTTCCGGATCAGGACGCTGCTCAGCAGGCAGGGACTCTTGTTTATGTGGCAGTTTCCGGATGCTATGCAGGCTATCTTCTGATTACAGACCGCATTAAGTCCGGTGCCAAGGAAACCATTAAAGCTCTTCAGGACTCGGGTATTAAAACAGTGATGCTCACCGGGGATCATGAAAAAGCCGCTCAAAGTGTTGCCGGTGATTTAGGGGTGTCGGAATTTTACGCTGATTTGCTTCCTGAAGATAAAGTAGCTTGCCTAGAAAAGTTAATGGAGGATAAAGACCGCAAAGAAAAAGTGGTTTTTGTCGGGGACGGAATTAATGATGCACCGGTTCTGACCCGGGCGGATGTGGGAATGGCCATGGGAGGATTAGGATCGGACGCAGCTATCGAAGCAGCCGATGTCGTGCTGATGGAAGATCAGCCGGCCAAGCTTTTGACAGCCATTGGCATCGCCAAATACACTAAGAAAATCATCTGGCAGAATATTATCTTTGCCTTAGGGATTAAACTCGGATTTGTCGTCTTTGGAGCCTTAGGAATGGCTACCATGTGGGAAGCAGTCTTTGCCGATGTTGGAGTCGCTGTTTTGGCAGTTCTGAACGCTGCTCGTGTAAGGCAGTTCTCCGGTGTTTGATGGGAGGAAGTCAGGTACCAATCAGTAGGATGTCTTATATCAATATTGTTATCATTAGTTCCCTTATCGTCATAAAATGAAGTGCATTTATTTAGGCGAAGAGGAGGAACGAGAATGTACACTAAAGTTAAATCTGATCCTGCTCATAATCATGGAAGTGTTACGCATACGTCCTGTGAGCAGGGACATGTACATCAATGTCTTGATGTGACAGGGCCAGCTGTTCCTACATCCGGTGGAAGTCATAGCCATCATTCTGAAGGCTGGGTATTATATGAAGATGGACATTCCCATTATTATAAAGCGATTTCCGGGCCGGCGCTGCCGATAAATAATAACTACCATGTTCATAACTGGGATTTTTACACGACTATGGATGCGGGACACAGGCATCGTATAAGTGGTCCAGATATGCCGGCATATGGAGTTTAACTTATCTTAGAGAAAAATTCTTGTTGAATGCGGAGGGTTTCTCGACTATGATAAGAGAAGAGGCAGCCATAGATTCCGAAGTTATTAGAGGCTGATAAAGTTGATAGAGAGTAGGGCTTTTGGCCGGGGGGTAATCATGATACATTGTTCATCAATAGGGAAAACAGCTTTACTTATAGCTATGGCTGATGGAAGTGAAACCGAGGCTTATGTTTCCCGTGCCCGGGAAAAGGGCTTTGATGTTGTAACCGGTAAAGTGGGATCCATGGATGTGCAGAAAATCATCGCGGCAGTAGAGACTGCAGCGAAACGTGAGGGACTTACAGATGACAGTTACCGGTCCCAGCATGCTCTGTATCACGCCATTCTCGATGCTCTGCAAGGGTTGGGCCGGGGTCCCCTGCAATTAGGCAATATCCTGCGTACGGTTGGGTTGCGTTTTGCCATTGTCAGAGGGCCGCGTACATTAGAAGACATGGACGACCTTTGGATTGCTGTGAGCATGTATGGAATGATTGGGGCGCCCATTAAAGGCCATGAACATGAAGTGTGCGGCTTAGGAATTAATCACTTATAATACTTAAGATGAATAATATAGGATAATCATGTATTTATTTTAGAAAGTTGCAATAAAATAGGGTATGCTCAGAGTTATTAGATGTTTGAGGGCTAAGCTGTAGACAAATAGTTTATGGCTTAATCCTCTTTTTTCATTGCTCTCAATAAGGAGGACACAACATGAGCGTAGTATTAGCAGAAAAAACGAATGTGACTTTAGATGGAGAAAGCCTTACCTTAGAGCAAGTCGTTTCCGTTGCCAGGTATGGTGCCAAAGTGGAGCTGCAGCCGGCTGCCAAGAATAATGTCCTAAAATCAAGAGACTATGTGGATAAAATAATTGAAGGAAATAAAACAGTTTATGGCATCACAACAGGTTTTGGCAAGTTCAGCGATGTGCTGATTTCCAAGGATGACGCCAAAAAACTGCAGCGGAACCTGATTATGAGTCATGCTACAGGGGTTGGAGAACCATTGGCCCCGGAAATCGTCAGGGCTATTATGCTCCTTAGGGCAAATGCTTTAGCCAAAGGATTCTCCGGAATTCGCCTCTCAACTCTCCAGACCCTGATTGATATTTTAAATGCAGGAATTGTTCCCGTAATACCGGAGAAAGGCTCTCTGGGGGCTAGCGGAGATTTAGCCCCTTTATCTCATATGGTGCTGGTTTTGCTTGGTGAAGGAGAGGCCTTTTATAAAGATCGACGGATGAGCGGAGGGGAAGCCCTTGCCCAGGCAGGAATCGAACCGGTGGTTCTGGAAGGAAAAGAGGGTCTGGCCCTGATTAACGGTACCCAGGTCATGACAGCTATTGCTGCTTTGGCTGTTTGGGATGCGGAGATCCTTTGGGAGTCAGCCAATGTTACAGCGGCATTGACCTTGGAAGCCCTGGAGGGAATACTGGATGCTTTTGATCCCAAAATCCATGCTGCCCGTCCTCATCAAGGACAGGTGGATGTGGCAGCCCATATGCTCAATTTGACTGAGGGCAGCACCTTTGTCGCTGGCGAGAAGAATACCAGAGTTCAGGATGCCTATGCCCTGCGCTGTGTTGCTCAAGTTCATGGTCCTTCGGGAGATGCTATTGCTTATGTCAAGAAAGTTGTCGAAACGGAGATTAACTCGGCGACGGATAATCCCTTAATTTTCCCGGAGGCTGATCAAGTACTTTCCGGGGGTAATTTCCACGGCCAACCCGTGGCTTTGGCTATGGATTTCCTGGGCATTGCTGTTGCAGAGCTGGCCAATATTTCCGAACGCCGCCTGGAACGTTTGGTTAATCCCAGTTTAAGCGGTTTGCCGGCATTTTTGACTCCTAACGGAGGCTTAAACTCCGGTTTTATGATCGTCCAGTATTCGGCGGCTTCCTTAGTATCGGAAAATAAAGTTTTAGCTCATCCCGCCAGTGTGGATTCCATCCCTTCTTCAGCCAACCAGGAAGACCATGTCAGCATGGGAACTATTGCGGCCCGTAAAGCCCGCACCATCATCGATAACACGGGGAACGTATTGGGGATGGAATTATTAGCTGCCTGCCAGGGTATGGATCTGAGATCCGGCCAAGGAGAGCTTAAGCGCGGCAAGGGAAGTGAAGGGGCTTACCGGCTGGTTCGCTCGAAAGTGGCTACTGTCAGAGAAGATCGTGTTATGTATACGGACATTAACATAGCTAAAGAATTGATTTCTTCCGGCAAATTGGCCAGTACTGTCAGGTTTGAAATGACTCGCAAGAATCTTCAATAAAGGATGAATACCATATCTTTGGGTAGACTATCACTTGAGGTGATGAACATGCCCAGAAATGACGGCAATAAATATAAGAATCAAGATTTAAAGAAAATTGAATTAACCCTGAATAACATTCATAAAAACGAACAATTCTTGGAAGAAAATGCGGAAGAATTAAGCGCTCATCAAATAAAAGATGTTAAGGAACATTTAGCTGCAAAGAAAAAATTTCTTGAAGAAACCGATGGAACCATAAAATAGGAGCGATAGCTCCTATTTTATTGGCTGGATTTTCGGTTTCACTGGGGCATACTAAAATAGTAAGAAGGATATCTTTCGATATCCTTCTTAAGTACTAACCTATTAAGTTAGATTCTCGTTCCACTCTTGAGGTGTTCTTCAGCAAACTGAATCATGCGTTTGGTCATTTGGCCTCCAACCGAACCGTTTTCGCGGCTGGTGCGGTCACCGCCTAATTGAAGGCCCATTTCATTTGCAACTTCATACTTGAATTGATCCAATTGTTGTGATGCTCCTTGTGCTGCGGGTGTATTAGTGTTTCTTTCTCCTGCCATGATCGGAACCCTCCTTTAAAAATTTTGTTTGTGTACTGGAACATCCTTATTATGTGTTTTAAAAGCTATCTTACTCAGGTAATTATTGCTACAATATAAAGAGGTTTCCTATTCATGAAATAAACAGGGCTTTTATTTCTGTTGATTTTAAATATGGTAAAGCTTAGAATTAAGATAGAGGTTAGGTTTTAAGGAGGTTTCGAGATGAGCTTAAAGATGAAGGAACCAGTCAATACCTGGACACATTTTGTTTTATTTATGGCAGCCATTGTTGGCTTAGTATTTTTGATCATTTTAAGTAAAAACAATATTTCTAAACTCATTACCATGACGATTTATGGAGTGAGTATGATCCTATTGTATGGAGCCAGTTCACTCTACCATTGGGTTCGCACCACTCCTCAAAAAGAGCTGGTCTTAAAACGAATCGATCATATTGCCATCTACTTATTAATAGCAGGCTCCTATACTCCGGTTTTCTATTATGGTTTGGAAGGTGTATGGCGCTGGACCATGCTCAGTGTTATTTGGAGCTTGGCACTGATAGGCATGCTATTGAAAATTTGGTTTATTCATGCGCCGAGATATGTTTCTTCAGCTTTTTACGTTTCTTTAGGTTGGATCGCATTAGTACCCTTTTTCCAGCTTATTAGAAATTTGCCTGTGGGTGCCATTGTTCTTATGGCAGTGGGCGGGGTGATTTATACCATAGGTGCTATCATATATGCTACAAAAATTTTCGACTTCTTTCCGAAGCGTTTTGGTTTTCATGAGATCTTTCATTTATTTATTGGAGTGGGAAGTATTGTGCATTATATTATGATGCTTGTTTATATTATGCCGATGGCGAATTAGGCGAAACTGCTCCGGAGTCGGGCGGCTTCGTCCACATTCGTGCCAAACCTCCGGGTAGTATCTGAGGTGAACCATGGCTACGCAATTCCCGCACCGGCTTGTAGGCTTAACAGCCTCTCCATGCGATGGGTTTACATCTGTGGGACGAAGCCGCCCTGGCTTTCGGGTCTATTGTTCTTTAGAATATTTTGGGGATAGCATATGTTGCAGTATCAGCAGATGATAAAATGAAGGAGTGGCTTTCGCCACTCCTTTAAATATCTTCAGAACAAAAGGCTGCTGCTTCTTCGGCAGTGTAATCGCCGTAAATCAGTTTCATTAAACCGGGATAATAGGTATCGAAGCCTACTACACCGTTCCATATTACGTTGAGAATTTGATCTTGTGAAGGATGGGCATCAGCCAGATCTAAATAGGTACGATAGCGTATTTCACCATTATCCATATCCATTTCTAAGTTTCCGTTTACCAGTTCGTAGTTGACGCGACACATAAAATCACAGACTTCGAGACGCTTAGAAGGAGGAATTCTTTGTTTGATATGGGTGTTGCAAAGTAAGGATTCTTGTTCTTCGTCAACGAGGAGGAAAGAGTAAAAATCCGTATTTATGCCGCTAATCTCAAGCTTGATGATGCCGTTTTTGTCATCAAAATCAAACTCCCAGCCGTTTTGACTCAAAATTTCATAGAGCAAGCGAAATAAGGACATATTTGTCAGCCTCCCAAAGCAACGCTTCCTTACTAAAAGATTCAACGCCGAAGGGTAAATTCCTTCCAATTATAGGATAAAATATCCGGACAAAGATGTCGAAACTATGCAATTGAGGATGTACACAATATCGTGTATAATTTATTCTCATACTAATAGAAATTTATTTCTAATTGTGTAATCACACTAACGATGAGTTAAGGAGCTAATAACATTGAACCAAGCGGATTTAAAATCAGAAATTGCAGCTCGCAAAACCTTTGCCATTATTTCTCATCCTGATGCCGGGAAAACAACCTTAACTGAAAAATTGCTGCTCTTCGGAGGAGCAATTCGTGAAGCCGGTTCAGTTAAAGCCCGTAAAGCAGAACGTTATGCAACGTCGGACTGGATGGAACTTGAAAGGCAGAGAGGGATTTCGATTACATCCAGTGCCCTGCAGTTTGAATATCAAGGATACGTGGTTAATATTCTCGATACTCCGGGACACCAGGATTTCAGTGAAGATACTTATCGTACCCTGACTGCTGCAGATAGTGCCGTCATGCTGATTGATGCTGCCAAAGGGGTTGAAGCCCAAACTAAAAAACTGTTTGAGGTGTGCCGCAAGCGGGGAATCCCGATTTTTACCTTTATCAATAAATTTGATCGGAATGCCAAAGATCCCTTGGATTTAATGGATGAAGTGGAAAAAGTTTTGGGGATTGAGTCTTTTGCTATGAATTGGCCAATAGGAATGGGCCAGGACTTTAAGGGGATTTACGACCGCCAGACAGGACAAGTGGAGCGCTTTATGGAAGGCAGTGCCCGATCAAGTTCTATACCGCCTGTATCCGGTCCCCTCAGTGATCCCAGCGTTCAGGAAGGGATTGGCGAAACTCTGGTTAAGCAGCTTACGGACGAAATTGAACTTCTTGATATGGCCGGCAATGTTTTTTCTCAAGAACGAGTGGATCGGGGAGAAGTGACTCCTGTTTTTTTTGGCAGTGCGCTGAATAATTTTGGAGTTCCTAATTTTTTGCATTATTTTCTCGATCTGGCCCCAGCGCCACAACCCAGAAGTACAAATTTAGGAGAGCTCGATCCGGAAACCCCTTCTTTTTCAGGGTATATCTTTAAAATCCAAGCAAATATGAATACCCAGCATCGCGACAGGATTGCATTTATTCGTATTTGTTCGGGCCGTTACGAACGAGGGATGAATGTCATTCACACTCGATCCCGGCGTCGACTTCGCCTGGCCCAGCCCCAGCAGTTATTTGCTCAGGAAAGGTCCATCCTTGATGAGGCTTATGCTGGAGACATCATTGGAGTTCACGACAGCGGACTATTGAGAATCGGTGATGTTCTTACAGAAAAAGATGGACTTCAGTTTGAGGCCATGCCCTTCTTTAGCCCTGAGAATTTTGCCCGTATCAATATTGCCAACGCTTTAAAGCGCAAGCAATTTATTAAAGGCATTCAGGAACTTCAGGAAGAAGGGGCAATCCATGTTTTCCGCGATCTTCACGTGGGAGTAGAAGCTCCTATTATCGGTGTAGTGGGACAATTGCAGTTTGAAGTCCTTGAATATCGTTTGCGCGAAGAGTATGGCGTCAATGTTAATATTCAGCATCTGCCTTTTGAAATTGTACGTTGGGTTAAAAAAGATGAAAAAACCATTAAACTTCTGTCTGAGTCCAGTATGAGTACAGTTGTGGTTGACAAAGATGACAATTATGCCGTGTTGTTATTGGATGAATGGAAGGCAAATTGGCTAAGCGACCGCTATGAGATCGAGTTCTTTCTCCAGCCCTTTGATGTCTGATGGAGTTTAAACTCCAAGCTGGGGACTAAAGGTTCGATCCAGGAAGATGTGTCCGCCGATGGAGTCGCCGAATTCGCCATTGACAAGAATTCTGACTTTACTAATTCCCGGGATT
This Desulfosporosinus orientis DSM 765 DNA region includes the following protein-coding sequences:
- a CDS encoding peptide chain release factor 3, with the protein product MNQADLKSEIAARKTFAIISHPDAGKTTLTEKLLLFGGAIREAGSVKARKAERYATSDWMELERQRGISITSSALQFEYQGYVVNILDTPGHQDFSEDTYRTLTAADSAVMLIDAAKGVEAQTKKLFEVCRKRGIPIFTFINKFDRNAKDPLDLMDEVEKVLGIESFAMNWPIGMGQDFKGIYDRQTGQVERFMEGSARSSSIPPVSGPLSDPSVQEGIGETLVKQLTDEIELLDMAGNVFSQERVDRGEVTPVFFGSALNNFGVPNFLHYFLDLAPAPQPRSTNLGELDPETPSFSGYIFKIQANMNTQHRDRIAFIRICSGRYERGMNVIHTRSRRRLRLAQPQQLFAQERSILDEAYAGDIIGVHDSGLLRIGDVLTEKDGLQFEAMPFFSPENFARINIANALKRKQFIKGIQELQEEGAIHVFRDLHVGVEAPIIGVVGQLQFEVLEYRLREEYGVNVNIQHLPFEIVRWVKKDEKTIKLLSESSMSTVVVDKDDNYAVLLLDEWKANWLSDRYEIEFFLQPFDV